The following DNA comes from Quercus robur chromosome 1, dhQueRobu3.1, whole genome shotgun sequence.
TAGTACTTTTCCATGAGATGAAATCTTGGTTGAATAATCACTGAAAAACGAGTGGTACTTATTTGTTTTGAGAGAATAGAATACATTACTATTGCCTTGATTCTCTAGAACATTTGGCAAGTAAATCTTGTTATCCATTCCTTTCACTACAGTTGATTCTGAGAACGAACCTTTGAGACTAGTATAGAGTATTTTATTTCCCAAATTACATACTTTATGCCATATCATCCGTGTTCTCGTTGTGAAGAAGTTCAATGAGAAAACGTAAACACATTGCTGACAATCATGGACCTCAAAAACTGCTAAAAGCTTTCCATTTCCTTTCATCAAGTAACTTCGTTCATGTGAATCACGTAAATGCTGTGGAAGGccagtagaaaataaaatccaatgTAATGAGTGTTGGTTAGGTTCTCTTAAGTACTCGTTGAGATCAAATACTCCCACATCTCCTGACATAAACAAACAATAACACTTCCCTTTGTATAATACAGGATTACATCCGGATAGCACAGAACAACCCTTAACTCTTCTGATAGTCCAATCCACTTCACCACGCCTAATCAAGGCAACTTCTATAGCTGCAAATGTGAATCCAATAACAAAACAATTTGTAGAAGTTGGTGGcgatgaaaaacacattgtttcAAATGGAAGACAACTAGGAAGTTCAATCTTAATCTTATTAAAAGGATGAAAGAAAAAGACGCTGCAATCATCCCGAGATAAGAGCAGCCAACCATACTCTGAATAGTGGATGGTTGCATTCAACAATTCTGGAATGTCCATATGATAAGCGTTGTTGTATATTGGGTGAAAAATACGACATTTATAGTTGCCCACGGACATTAAACATGGAGTTTGAGAATGTGGGGAATCCAATAAGGGCAGGAGTGGCCGACTAATAAGACTGCTTGATCGCCATGATTTGCATATTGCACGAAAAGTAGTGAAGTCCCCGCAAAAAAGATGCGCTGACACTAATTGCAGAAGTTCTGGTGGAAGTTGAGACCAAGAttcatttagttttttcttttcttggtccTTCTCAGAATTAATTTGGACAATTTCTTTGGCCATATTCTCCGGAAGCTGCCTCCAAATATAGTCCTTTATCACTTTTTGTTGAGGTATGTTAACTGAAAAAAGTTAATATCAAAGGCACTTTAAAAGGTgaatttgtggtttttgttttacaatcataaaataagaaaaagaaaatttttgcaTAAACTAATTAGACCACAAAACGTGCAATAGAACCAATATTAGGACCCGATGAAAGTAATAATCTTCTCATTTGAAGAGGAATACAATTTGATTCGATCCTTAATTATTAGAATTTCATTAAATCCTTATTTATCACAGTCGTGTGTGCACACAATAAATCCTTATTTAATACATTCAAGTTAAAAAAAGTACCATgtattcttcaaaattttactagaaaattttcaaaaagaaaaaaaaaaaagatgtagtAAAGACTGTAATAATCCATATGATATTGGTTTTTACCATGTACTTTATTCTCTAGACATTGACACTAacaaaaccatatatatatatatatatatatattaaaaattactgTTTTCCCTCGCTAAGCCAACACAATCCATCAATCCCCAGCAATCCACATAAAAAATcactaataaattttaaacCCACCTAAACAACCtcaaaactaaacaaatttaacaacaacaacaacaaagtcaAGAACAAAATTCAGGTTTCAAATCCTCATtctcaactatcaaattatcaaaataatactaataagaacaagaagaagaagaagaagaaaggttgaGTCTCGGTTATAAATCCCAATAGATTAGTTAGTCACTCATAAGTCACAActaaacaaatataacaaaaaaatccaAGTCACAacaaacatttaaaataaataaaatcagatACATACAGTATGGGAAGTAGccgcagttttttttttttttttttggagaaaccagAAGTAGCCGCAGTTGATTATGGTTGTGGGAGCGACTAAATAATGTGATATTTTTAGTCTTAAATAGTAATTTAGATTTCCTAGCCCTAGCAGAATTTTGATGTAATCCTAAACAATGTTGGAGTAGTAGTATTTACGGaccaattattataaataaataatatatgaagAGTTTTTATTATGTACAATTACCAATTCTGGTCGGCATTGGATTTCTAATCCTTTTGGGAATGgtaattgttagaaatactggaagattgtattgtatttcttaatgagagaatatacatcagagccttatataggaggcgtaagtgtgcggtacaagtaaagtgtagtacaagtacaagtgtgctatacaagaaaggtaattgggcctaaagcccataatataatataatatacattaacagcccccctcaaactcaaggtggatgtgagaccaacttgaggttgtcaactaaatcacgagtgcgtctcttaggaagtgacttggtgaagatatctgcaagttgatctttggaggagacggagaagagcttaagagcaccatggacaagatgataacggataaaatgacaatcaatctcgatgtgtttagtccgttcatgaaagacatcattgtgagcaatatgaatggcactctggttgtcacaataaaggggagtagcagaggaggtggacacacccaaatccttaagaagccagcgtagccaaaggagctcagatgtggtatcagcaagggcacgatattctgcttcagtactagagcgggccacaaaagtttgtttcttacttcgccaagaaatcaaagaagaaccaaggagaaagcaataacctgtagtggacctgcgatcagtgggatcccctgcccaatcagcatcagaaaatgcacgaagtacaagaggagactgagctgagtagaaaaggccatggaagagagtgcccttcagatatcgaagaatgcgcagaacagcagcatagtgagtagatcgtggagcagacagatactggctcacctgatgaacagcataggagatgtctggacgagtaactgtgagataaactaggctgccaaccaatcgtctgtaaagagaaggattagacaatggtttcccccccgaGGGTGTCAAATGCGCATTAAGTTCAAccggagtgtcaacagtcttgctgtcagtgagtccagctcgagataaaaggtcagaagcatacttggcttgagtaatataaagaccatctgtggaatgagtaatttcaagacccaagaaataactgagatgtccaagatctttcatctcaaattgctgactgagaaaatccttgagttcttgaatgccactgaggtcatcaccagttatgatcatatcatccacatatagaagaagcaaaatggtGCCTTTATCAgtacgacgaagaaataaggcagaatcatacggACTGGCAGTGTAACCCAAGCGAAAGATAGTGGAgctgaacttggcaaaccaagctcgtggagcttgtttaagaccataaagtgcacgtcgaagatgacaaaccttgtttgagtcaacagagagaccaggaggaggttgcatatagactGCTTCActcaaatccccattaaggaaagcatttttaacatccatctgaaaaagatcccatttactagcagcagcaacagctaagagggcacgaacagatgagatacgagcaactggagcaaaagtctcttcataatcaatcccatactcctgtgtaaaaccttttgcaacaagccgagccttgtagcgctcaatggacccatcagagcgagtcttgatcttatagatccacttacaaccaaccacagactgTCCAGGAGGAAGAGTGACCAGATCCCaggtatggtttttggttaatgcatcaagttcctctttcattgcaatctgccataaagggtcagtggaggcctcacgataggttTGAGGCTCGTGaagtgtagcaagggcagtgtaacaatgatagtcaagtaaatgtgtaggaacgGATCTTACCCAGGTTGAGTGGCGatgtggaatgtcttgtggaggatcttcaggcggagcaggagcaggggacccaggctcaaggtggggtagctcgtcatcaacctgttcatcttcaacctgtctaggagaagcatcaaaaatatctggagagaagtccaaagaaggatcaaaagtatttgtagaaggaacaagagactcgtctggaaagatttctaaaacagaggagttaGTTAAGGAagaacgaaagtgagagagctcaaCAAACAATcggtgttcccaaaagacaacattacgagaaacacgaagacgatgagagacaggatcataacacctataccccttttgagtttcgccataaccaaggaaacaacaaagtctagatcgaggctcaagtttgttgtgctcatgaggctgaagaagaacgaaacaagcagatccAAACAGTAATAAcggattatatatatagagacaccaacaaagaaaaaaaaaacagagatacATACAGCACTTTGAATCTTTAAACTTCAGTTGTTTCACGCTAGGTCTAATGGCTGCCAACATCAATGCTCCTTCGGCTTTGGAGAAAGAACAGGTGTGTAAATTTTGTTTTCGCTGATATAATTTTTGCTTCTCCAATCTTGAGCTgcgaaaataaatttcaaagaCTAATTTGTCCCAATTGGGTGGGGGGtttctttttaattgaatgcttaaaatatttatgtgtattcaagtttttttttttttttcttttttgggttttttttatttgtgcgTGCCAATTTGGTCCAAGCATTTTTCCCAGGAACTAAAGTAAATTTTGATATGTTGATGAATCGAATCAAATTATTACTATATTGCATGTCCTGGATAGGAAACTGTGTGAATCTAGGTTTACACATTTaggtgaattttaattaagttaTGCTACTAGTAAATTTTGGGTGGGTTGCGTGCTTTCATTGATATAATTGATTGATGTTGGGATAATTTctttcatgaaattttttatttatagttcTTTTAATCAAATAAAGTTTTTCATCACCGTTAGGTTCTAACTTTTAATAAGTCAGGGTTCAAAGTTTAAACCCCACCAATACCTTAGTGTGTTGATCTCGTGATAAAGAGCAACTATTATACAATTGACTCTATAGATTAAAATTCTATCAcataaaaacttttaataagTCTACGGTGTAGATGATATTGAGTTCATGGTTGGGTAGtattaagatttatttgtacaaatagatatttcataaattttttacaattaacCAAGTCTGGACATTGATCAAAGGGTTATTAGTCGAATTGTAAGgtcaaataattttaatatatatatatatatatataaatatgtttgAGAGATcataacataaatatttaaattttaaaaaaggtaTATTCCTAAATTAAACTAGTCATTATCATTCAAAATCAAGGTTTCACGTAATAGAATAGTCTTTAATAAGATGAGAGTCTTGGAAGTAGGCAGACAAATAAAgaagtgcatttttttttaataaaaaaaatttagattctCACCTCTTTAAATTACCATATTATAACATATTAAATAGTAGATAAGTCAATAAAATGGATCTAtaaatgtaaatttacaaattttacaaacCTAACTGCCCAATCGAGTTACATAGGTTGCCACACCTACAGGTTTGATTAGGGCTTCTGCACAAACGGTCCATTTAAACACCCGGATAAATCTAGGTATTGGGTAACTAGTTTTCTAATTCAACTGGCCGAGTTAAAGAATCTCTTTCTAGATGCTATGGAACAATTATGAGATTCGGGCCAGGTTTAATAACTATGATTCAATCCCTAAACATAGGTCATTCACtccattatttattattttgaagtagcttaaattttactttattataATGGTACTCATTCTTTTTCCACTTTTATTTGTTCCAAATTCTTTCAGTTTATTAAGAGGATGGAAGCGTCGGAAGAAACAGAACAATTCATGCAAGTAGCAACtcaaaaggaagaggaaaagcTTTCTGCACCTACTATCCCTCAATCATATCCTTGGTTTGTAATTTCTGATGGAAAATATCTAGagagacaaattttttttagcatatcAGAAAATCGTTTTTCCACAAAGTCAATCCCAGAGATGCgcaataaaatgatatatgcTAACACTAACGGTTGGTTAGTGTTGAAAGATGTGGACTCTTTAGATTTGTGTGTTATGAATCCTATATCTAAGGAGGTTGTGCAGCTCCCGCGATTGGAAACCATTGATGATTGTCGTATTTGCATTTTGTCCTCGCCACCAAGTGACCCAAATGATCACTGTCACATAATCTTCTTCAACAGTAAAAGATCCATATTTTACTTTTGCCAGCCCGGTGATAACAAATTTGGTCAACAAGAATTTGAAGATAGAGGAATATTGGATGCAACAATGTATGGGGGAAAACTTTACATTTTGACTCCCCAAGAATTATTTACGGCTGAATTTGTAGGGTCAGAACTTCGATTTACGGTGTCAGGAATGGAGTTAACTAAGCTAATACCTCCAAGGATAGTATGTTTCTGGACATATTTGATTGAATCTTGTGGTGAGCTACTGTATGTTCACATGATATACTTTCCAGCTCACACAGTTTAtggtttcttaatttttcaaatgGATCAGGCGGAAAAGAAATGGATCCAAGTGAAAAGCATAGGCGAGCGGACTATTTTTCTTGCCAACGAAAAGGGTATGTCTTGTATTGCAAGAGAAAGGGGGGTCAAGCAAAATTCAATCTACTTTACAAAGTATCGTGATCGATTTCTCTATGTTTTTGACTTAGAAGATTGTGGCATATCAAAATCACTACCCTGCCCTATTGTAAGCTATAATGGGATAAACATTGATTGGGTTATGTTATAATATGTTATAATATGTTTGATTGGGTTATGTTATGTTATGTCTGCAAGGCAGCAATTGAAGCAGTGGGAGTTGCTGTGTTACACACTGGAGTGGATGTGCCTCTGTTTCAAACTTGCTTTATCTTTTTATTCGAATTTGTTTAGGAAAGATAATAATAGCAATCTGAATTGTTATCAGATTGGAGTATTAGGGAGTTTGGTTAGGAATCGTGCTTATCCTTATCTAGATGTTGAGTTGTTTAGGGATGTCGGATTTGTTTATTGTTATCTTGGTCTGTAAAGCTATTTATATAGCTTTGCATTATATCAGTAAAATCAATCAGAATATTATTCAGAAATTGCTCTTGGGAGGTATGGTTTTTCCTCGAATTAAAACCATATTTATTCTCTTGATCAGGTCTGTTACAACAAAGAATCACCATAGCTCCTTGCAGTAGACGTGGTGTAAGTCGTGGTAGAGGTGGTCGTAACAtgatatatatttcaaatttgaaattaccTATAACCTCAATTgaaacttcttttcttttctttttttcttttttttgagaattaattCATAACCTCAGTTGAAACATAATTGAAGCTTGAAGATGATTTAACTTTTGACCGCATGTGTACAACAAAAtaatcatgattcatgaatCTAGgtagaaacaaataaaagaaataaagttGAAGATCAAATCAGCTAGGTATGGTGTATGTTCGAACAATAATCGAGGTACAACATAGTGGTCATAAAATTTATCCAAACACATTTTAGTACTTATGTTATTGTATGTGTGACAAGTAATATTTCTAGTTTGGTCAATAATTATTGTTGCAGAATCTGGATTTGAGAGCATATATCCAATTCAACTCGATATTAACACCAACCAAAACAAACTTGTAGACTTGTAAACTGAGTATTCGattattttttaaccaaaaataaataaataaataaataaatctaaaattttagattcCTAATTGGATAatcacataaataaaataaaataaaataaaaaatgtgacaCCCCTTTATACAAACTAACCCCTATTACTACAAAATATCAGGAGTTTACCATGCTCTAACAAACTAGAGCCCCAAAATTAGCAAGCAAGCTTTACCTTCATTTGTTTGCGCCCACCTATTTATACACATGAAACCTTTCAAGTctaccaaccaaacaaaaaactCTTAACTCCTGCAAAGATAGTACCTGTTCAGCTTCTGCACTTCATGTACATCTGACAATGCTACTAGACTTCCTTTCACTAAGTTGGACATCAAGAATCAAAGGTAAGGGTGTTACCATTAGCTCTGAAGATAATACATCATCCAAATCCTTATTTAAAACCCTCACCTAATAAAGATAGGCATCCCATATCACAGATTATAAATACTAGACGAATATCCAGCATATAACAATTAACATAATGGAAGGATAGGAGGAAAATAGAACCCAAATTGGCTTACTTTATAAGTTACAAACTTCTAGCCAACGTTGCACTCAGTGGAATTTCCTATAAAACCTTCTCCACAAAGATGTATCACCATCTGACAATCCatatcctccatcttcttcatcactCTCAATATCAACTCTGCTGTATCTCCTTTCAGTGTATGCCATTGTTTGTCACCTCTGCAGGCACAGGATATGCATGATAACATCAGGGGCAAGAGTACCCTTGCATGGTCTTCCCTGCCTTGTCTATTAGACTCCATAATCTATTCACAGATATTAAGTATCAGAAAATTACTTGCAATAAATAAGTCTGTGTCCCTACCAAAACAATAGAAGGAGAAGACCTGGGGGTGGGTGAAGGAGGCTAAAGATACTAGCTGTTCAGCATTGGCAGGCATTGGAGGAGCATCACTTGCCATAGGAGCCCAGAgcttttcattcttttctatCCCACAAGTAGCAAGAATAGGAATATGGGGATGGGCGCAAGATGATTTATAACATGGCGATCACCTACCATTAAACGCACTAATTTAGCTCCCTTCTTCTTCCAAATAAATATATGGCCACAAGCAGACCCACTCAAGACATATTCATCATTGGGGCCAAGGAAACTCACTACTTTAACTGTCTTCGAATTTCTATGGCCCAAGTAAACGTGTGGCTCTTCATTTTTCAAAAGATCTTCAGTTGGGGCAGATGATGATGGGGGGCCCAACCCCGTGTACTTTTGAAATAGATAAATGAGTTCATCGTTGTACAAGACAAGAAGTTCACTTGTATTAGAGTAAGACAACCCTGTGATGTGAAAGATGTTGGTCGCAATGTGTTCACAGGTCTATCTAGATTACTCGATGCATTCAATTGGCATTTTCTCAAGTCATAAACACGTGCATATTCATCAGATCCTCCGACAGCATTGTAATTCAGATTTCTTGGGTCAATTACAATGGCATTGAACCTTATGTTCTTTGGAGGCCACTTACTATTTTCTGTCAATGAGGAGCAACAGAAAAGTTTTGTAGCAGAACTACTTCGCAAACCAAACTGAAAGGGAAAGGGAAATAACTAAATCTCAAAATAGAAGGGAGAAACAAGAGCATCAATAACCAGCATATCATAAATTAAACCCACATGTTGAACAAAACTGTCTTCACCACAGCTATATAATATGTGTGGACTTCCTCGCTCCGGAGCAAGCTTTTGCACACGGCCTTGGTGCATTCCCAACATTATGTCCTTGGGATATACTCTatctccactgaaactgacaAGGGGAGAGTCAAACGGACGCAGTTTTTTTGGATCTAACTTCAACTGCTGGAAAGCGGGAAGGTAGATGATGTCTACGGAGCTACCATTGTCCACGAGGATCCTCTTGATATTAAATCCTTCTATCGTGAGCATTATGACTAGGAGATCGTTATGTGGCTGCTTCACTCCCCTAGCATCTTCCTCGTTGAAAGACATGTCTTGGTCCATCCGTCTCTGCTTAAACGGTGGTATCATGTAGACACTGTTCACCTACCTCTGACATGTTTTCCTGAGGGACCTAAATGACCCGCCTGTGAATGGCTCTCCTGCAATCATCTTTATCTCTCTGATCACATTCTACGGAGGCTGGAATGTGTGATCCTCGTCTCTGGGCAAGGACTCGCACTGGTTTTTGTTACCGTCTCTGAACCTACTAGACTCCCCCTTCTTCACATACTTCTGTAGTTTTCCTTTCCATATCAACTTCTCTATCTGCTCCTTTAGGTCCTGGCAATCTTCTGTGTAGTGGCCTTGATTCTTGTGAAACCAACAATACTTCTTCTTGTCACGGATGTTAAGGGATGAATGTAATGGCCTTGGCCATTTGAGGTAGTGCTTATCCTTAATCTACgtcaaaattttatcaacagcCATAATTAAAGGAGTGAATTTTACCGTTCTGGGAGTTCtctcatcttttcttttattctcgTCATTAGTCCACCATAGCACCACCTTAGAGAGGCAAAGCTAAAAGGCTActtttagggggggggggggggggggggagggggtggtTTTTTCCCACCCCGTTCTAGTGGTTACCCGTGGGTGCTGTTCTTCAAACTCCATGAACCAAGATAACAAACAGATTTTTGGACTACTTCAATCAAGTGAATAGATTTGTAGAACTGCATGGTTAGCATTACAAGATATGAATCACCTATCAAGTCTCTAATTAGTTGATGACAAGgcccttcttctttttaaactTAATCTGCTACCAGTTTGCATGGATTTCACTTCTTTATCATGCAATTTCACTTCCCCCGACTCTTGCACCCCATTTAATGGATTGATAAATCCTCTTGAACTTGATGTGGTCTCCGATGGACTACTCTGATAGTCTGTTTCATAGATCCCATCATCACTTGAACTCTCAGCTTCAATGGGTGCCTTTGCCTTTGCTTTTGCCTTGGCTGCTAACTCCTCTTCATGAAAACCCCAGTGGGTATCTTTCTCACTCCCGCTTTCTTCAGAAGACGTATCACTTAATGTGTGAAATACTGTTACACTTTCTTTCTTTGCACCTAGGAAAGAATAGCTCCTTGTTTTCCCATCATATAGTGGAAGCATAGATTTAGACTGTGAGCCAGCCCTGTCTCTGCCCAGACTGTAGGTTGTTGACAACTTCCTTTCTATTCCTTCCCTTTCTCGTACCATATCccccaatttttcaaaaacttcaTTGGCTACTGCCTGCTCTGCTGCTTTCTGCTCAAGCTCTGTAATTGTCCTATCAAATACTTTCTTTTTGAGCTGGAGAGAGCGCTGAAAGGCCAAAAAGACAACAAACATTCTCATGTTATTGAAGGTAGCATGGCCTTCTaagctttcttttcttaaataaagaaattgattatcataaaaaaaaaaaaataaagaaattgattTAGATGAAACCAAGAGAAAGTATGCTTCTTTTACCAGTGTAAAGAGAACGATATGTCTCCCTCTAGTGTAAATTGCCAATGAAGCAATAGACATCTCCCTTACCCCACTATCTAGTGTTATTTCAGCAAAAATATAAGGATTCAAGCTTACTCGCTTTTCTAGGAAACTTCCAAGGTCTTGGCCTTGAACCTTCTTTTTCCTCCAAAATATACAACAGAACCGTACAAGTCCAGCTAGCATGACCAACACAGCAGATTCAAATAGCAGGAAGAGTATTATTGCCCTTTCATTACCTGAAAGAAAGAGTATTATTGGTAGTTCATAAACAATACGTTCTTCTTTAACATAGGCAGAAGGTTGCAACGTACCTGTGTAGATGCTGAGATACTTGGGCTTTGCTTGCGAGCAGCTAGATGCACACTTCTGACCTGTTAATGAACACAAATTAGATACAGTGCACAGTATGAAGTGAAGGACAAGGTAGTAGAACAAAGATTACGTTTGGTACGACATTGCAGTGGGTTGCCAGTCTCTGCATCAATTACAATTGTCAAGATGTGAGTAAAACTATATTAAAACTCAGAAACAAAGTTCAAATCAAAATGTGAATTTAGTTTCTTGAAAGGAGTAAAAGATtcaattgtttttgtttagaatGTGTATATAATGGTAttatcaaaatacaaaatatgtcCAGTTTTGGAAAAGCCTCATTTGAGCATGCATCTTCTCAGGGACTTTACTTTTGTCCATGTAAAAAGATCATATCCATTGCACAAGGCTTCCCGCTTTTGCGGAGTCTAGGAGAGATGGTTGGTAGAAAAAACCTTATCCCAATTTTTATTCATCTggcttaaagaaaaaaaaatgtaaccaaGTAATTTCTTATAGTAACAAATAATAATGATTAGATGATTCTTAGCCATCCATTCTGTGATTTTCTTCAGAATGGTTTAATTT
Coding sequences within:
- the LOC126733105 gene encoding uncharacterized protein LOC126733105; translated protein: MQVATQKEEEKLSAPTIPQSYPWFVISDGKYLERQIFFSISENRFSTKSIPEMRNKMIYANTNGWLVLKDVDSLDLCVMNPISKEVVQLPRLETIDDCRICILSSPPSDPNDHCHIIFFNSKRSIFYFCQPGDNKFGQQEFEDRGILDATMYGGKLYILTPQELFTAEFVGSELRFTVSGMELTKLIPPRIVCFWTYLIESCGGKEMDPSEKHRRADYFSCQRKGYVLYCKRKGGQAKFNLLYKVS
- the LOC126704823 gene encoding uncharacterized protein LOC126704823, whose protein sequence is MIPPFKQRRMDQDMSFNEEDARGVKQPHNDLLVIMLTIEGFNIKRILVDNGSSVDIIYLPAFQQLKLDPKKLRPFDSPLVSFSGDRVYPKDIMLGMHQGRVQKLAPERGSPHILYSCGEDSFVQHFGLRSSSATKLFCCSSLTENSKWPPKNIRFNAIVIDPRNLNYNAVGGSDEYARVYDLRKCQLNASRLSYSNTSELLVLYNDELIYLFQKYTGLGPPSSSAPTEDLLKNEEPHVYLGHRNSKTVKVVSFLGPNDEYVLSGSACGHIFIWKKKGAKLVRLMIMESNRQGREDHARVLLPLMLSCISCACRGDKQWHTLKGDTAELILRVMKKMEDMDCQMVIHLCGEGFIGNSTECNVG